TTCGGCGGCGGCCTCGGCTCGATGGTGGTCGACTCCTGGGGCTACGACGGCGCGTACGCGTTCGCCGGAGGCATCTCCATGCTGGCGGCCGCGGTGGCCCTGCTGCTGCGGCAGCCAGGCCGGCCGCGGGCCCGGGGCATCGCCCCGAACCCACAGCCGATCAGCCGCGAGGCGGTCTAGGCGGGGCCGTCCGGCCCGGCCGCGAGGGGCCCTCGCTCAGCCCCGTCCGCCGCACCGCAGCGACCGCAGATAGCGGGCGGAGCGGCGGGCGGTGGTGAGCGAATCGGCGGGCTGGTCGTGCTCCACCATCCAGTGGTGGTCACGCCGCCCGCCATGGGTCTTGCCCACCGCGCTGAGGAAGCGGCGGTAATCGATGTCACCGTCCCCGACGTCCACCATCCGGTAGCCGTCGGGGACGGTCTCGTCGTGCTCCCCGTCCTTGACGTGGAAGAGCGGATAGCGGTGCGGGGCCCGCAGGACGTAGTTCAGCGGCTCGAAGGGCGCCGGAGAGCCGTCGGCCTTCCTTCCGAAGCGGTACTGAGCCACATACGCCCAGTAGATGTCCATCTCCAGATGGACCAGCTCGGGGTCGGTCTCGGCGAGCAGCACATCGTAGAGGCGGACGTCCGGCCGGTCGGTGGCGAAGGAGAACTCCTCGGCGTGGTTGTGCTGGTAGAACTTCAACCCGCGCGCCTTGGCGGCCGCGCCGTAGGTGTTGAACTCCTCCGCACAGCGCTTCCAGCCGTCCACCGTGGAGCCGTAGCGCCAGGGCCCGGAGGCGGTGCCCACATGCGGCAGGCCGAGCGCCTCGGCGTCGTCGAGCACCTGGGTGAGATTGGTGGCGAAGGTGTACGCCTTCGGGTCGTCGGAGTAGTAGCCGACGTGGCTGCCGATACCGCGCAGCCCGTTGTCCCGCATCAGCCGCTTGAGCTGCTTGAGAGTGATGTCGCCGGTGCCCTGGGTGTAGCCGGCGAACTCCACCTGGTCGTAGCCGTACCGGGCCAGTTCCTCGAAGACACCGGCGAAGCCGATGGACTGCACCTGGTCGCGGAGGGTGTAGAGCTGGATGCCGAGGTGGCCGCGGGGCACCAGCGGGCCGCCCCGGCCGTTCTGGGCCGACGCGGCGGTGGTGGTGCCCGTCTGGGCGGCCGTGGCGGTGCCGGTGCCGAGCAGACCGGCGGCCGTGGCGCCTGCGGCGACGCCGAGGAATCTGCGGCGGCGGAGGGTCTCGGCGAGTTCGGGGTTGTCCTGGGCCCTCTTCACGGGGTGTCTCCTTCGGTTGCGTTCGTCAGGCCGGCGAGGCGGAGGAGCAGGTTCTTGACGTCGGTGGCGGCCACTTCGCCGCTCACCGCGCCGGGCTGGGAGCAGAGCAGGACGGGCCCGTCCTCCTCGCGGTCCGGGAGGCGGCCGTGGCTGCCGCGCACCGGGGACGGATCGAGCGGGACGACGGCCATGCGGTAGCGCATCCCCGTCTTCTTGCGGGCCAGCGCGGTGGCGGCCCGCACCCGCACATAGGGGTCCTTGGGGTCCATGAACAGCTCGGCCGGGTCATAGCCGGGCTTGCGGTGGATCTCCACCAGCTGGGCGAAGTCGGGGGCGCGGGCGTCGTCGAGCCAGTAGTAGTACGTGAACCAGGCGTCCGGCGCGGCCACCGCGACCAGCTCGCCGGACCGGGGGTGGTCCAGGCCGTGGGCCTTCTTGCCCTCGTCGTCGAGGAGTTCGGCGATGCCGGGCAGTCCGGACAGGGCGGCGCGGGTGGCGTCCAGGTCTTCCGCGCGGCGCACATACACATGGGCGAGCTGGTGGTCGGCGACCGCGAAGGCGCGGGAGGCGCCGGGGTCCAGGTACTCCATGCCGTCCTGGGTGTGCACCTCCAGCAGCCCGGCGCGGCGCAGCGCCCGGTTGATGTCCACCGGCCGGGAGACCCGGGTGATGCCGTACTCGGAGAGCGCCACGACGGTGCGGCCGCGGGCGGTGGCGTCGTCGAGCAGCGGGCCGAGGGCGGTGTCGAGTTCGGCGGCGGCGGAGTGGGCGCGGGGGTCGTCGGGGCCGTACCGCTGGAGGTCGTAGTCCAGATGCGGAAGGTAGGTCAGCACCAGATCGGTGGGGCTGGTGCGCAGGATGTGGCGGGTGGCGTCGATGATCCACTGCGAGGAGACCAGGTCCGCGCCCGGCCCCCAGAAGTGGAAGAGGGGGAAGGTGCCGAGCTTCGCGGTGAGCTCGTCGTGCAGCGCGGGCGGCCGGGTGTAGCAGTCCGGCTCCTTGCGGCCGTCGGCGTAGTAGACGGGGCGCGGGGTGACGGTGATGTCGGTGTCCGAGCCCATCGCGTACCACCAGCAGATGTTGGCCACGGTGTAGCCCGGGTGGGCGCGGCGGGCGGCGTCCCACAGCTTGTCGCCGCCGACCAGCCCGTTGTGCTGCCGCCACAGCAGCACCTCGCCCATCTCGCGGAAGTACCAGCCGTTGCCGACGATGCCGTGCTCGGCGGGGGTGGTGCCGGTGAGGAACGTCGACTGGGCGGCGCAGGTGACGGCGGGCAGCACGGTGCCCAGCGCGGCGCGCGAGCCGGAGCGGCCGAGCGCCCTGAGGCGTGGCATGTGGTCCAGCAGCCGTGGGGTGAGCCCGACGACGTCGAGGACGAGCAGGGGGGTGGGGCCGGTCCCGTGGCTCAGGTCGCTCATGGCAGCTCCTTGAGGCCGAGGTCGGTCAGCAGGTCGCGGGCGAGGGCGAGTTCGGCGGCGATGCCGTCGGCGAGCCGGTCGCGGGTGCGCGGGCGCAGCTCGGGCGGGAGCGCCTGCCAGGTGTAGGTCTCCACTTCGAGGTGGTGGGTCAGCGGGGCGGGCCCGCCGACGAGACGGGCCAGGGCGTCGGCGAGCACCGGGAGGGTGGAGGTGAGCGGGGGCTCGGGCGGGGCGTGCAGGGGCACGTGGAAGTGGGACCGCCAGGGCGCGGCGTCCGCAAGCCCGCCGCCGAGCGCCTGGTCGAGGTCGTCGGTGCCGGTGACGCCGCCCTCGGGGGCCCGGGTGCGGGTCTGGTGGAGGAAGCGGGGCTCGGCGAAGGCCGCGAGGGCCTCCCGTACGGCGGGCCGCCCCGGGTCCTCGGCGTGCAGCGCGGCGGACAGCTGCGCCTTGACGACCGCGACCCCGGCGGCGGTGAGCGCGTCTGTGGCCGTGTGCGGATCCTCGAACTGCGTCGCCAGGTGGCAGGTGTCCAGGCAGACGCCGACGCGGTCCAGGGGCGGGCCGCCGGGCGCGGTCAGCGCCTCGATGGCCTGCGCGGTGGTCTCCACCGTGCAGCCGGGCTCGGGCTCCAGGCCGATGCGGACGGAGCGGCCGGTGAGCTCCTGGATGGCGTCGAGCCGCTGGGCGAGGGTGGTCAGGTGACGGCGGGCGGCGCGGGCGGCCTCGGCGTCGAACGGGGCGCGCCAGGCGAGCGGCAGGGTGGAGACGGAGCCGTCGGTGATGTCGTCGGGAAGCAGCGCGGCCAGCAGCCGGGCCAGATGGGTGGTGTGCTCCAGCCGCTCCGGATCGGTCCAGTCGGGCTTGTAGACGCGGTACTTGACCTCCTGGGCGCCGAACCCCTCGTACGGGAAGCCGTTGAGGGTGACCACCTCCAGGCCGCGGGTGTCCAGCGCGGTGCGCAGCCTGCGCAGTTCGGCGGGGTCGGAGCTCAGGGTGCGGGCGGCGTCGCGGGCCAGCCACAGGCCGATGCCGAGCCGGTCGCGGCCGAGGCGGCGGCGCACCGGTTCGCAGTGCAGCCGGAGCTGCTCCACGACGCCGTCGAGGTCTTCGGCGGGGTGGACATTGGTGCAGTAGGCGAGGTGGACGGTGGAGCCGTCGGGGTGGCGGAAGCGCATGAGGTCCTCCTCACCATTCCGTCGGCGCGGCGGCGGGGGCGCCACCGCCGCGCAGGATGGAGTTGCCCTCGTGGGTGGCGGTGGCCGCGGTCTCCTCGGCGTCGAGGTCCAGGTCCAGACGGCCGCTGAGCCCGTAGAACGCGACCGGGTTGCGCCACAGCACCAGGTCGACGTCGTCCTCGCTGAAGCCCTCGGCACGCATCAGGTCGCCGACCTTGCGGGTCTTGAGCGGGTCGCTCCTCCCCCAGTCGGCGGCGGAGTTGACCAGGACCTTCTCGGGCCCGTACGCGCGCAGGATCGCGACCATCCGCTCCTCGTCCATCTTGGTGTCGGGGTAGACCGAGAAGCCCAGCCAGCAGCCGCTGTCCTTGGCCTCCTTGACGGTGGTCTCGTTGAGGTGGTCCACGAGGACGCGGTCCGGGGGCAGCGCGGACTCCCCGACGACGTCGAGGGTGCGGCGCAGCCCGGCCGGCTTGTCGCGGTGCGGGGTGTGGACGAGGGCGGGCAGCCCGTGGTCGGCGGCGAGCTGCAACTGGGCGGCGAGAGCGGTGTCCTCGGCGGGGGTCATCGAGTCGTAGCCGATCTCGCCCACGGCCACGACGCCGTCCTTGACGAGATAGCGCGGCAGCTCGTCCAGGACGGGGGCGCAGCGCGGGTCGTTGGCCTCCTTGGGGTTGAGCGCGAGGGTGCAGTGGTGGGCGATGCCGTGCTGGGCGGCCCGGAAGGGCTCCCAGCCGAGGAGGGAGTCGAAGTAGTCGTAGAAGCTGGCGGGCGAGGTGCGGGGCTGCCCGAGCCAGAAGGACGGCTCGACGAGGGCGCGCACCCCCGCGGCGTACATGGCCTCGTAGTCGTCGGTGGTGCGGGAGGTCATATGGATGTGGGGATCGAAGATGCGCATCAGGACTCCTCGCGGGTCAGGGCGCGGGGCGCGCCGGGCAGGGCGCGGGTCATGGCCAGTACGCGGTCGAGATCGCCGGGCACGGGGCGCCCGGCGGCGGTGCGCTCACGGGCGTAGTCGCCGAGCATGCGGCCCAGCTCGGCGTCCCCGTGCGCCCGCCGCTCCCAGTCGGCCACGGCGGTGAGGGGCACACCCGTGAACAGGCACTTGAGCACGGCCTGCCGCCAGCTGTGCGGCGGGAGGTGCCGAGCGGCGTACGGCCCGACGGCGGCGGCCACGAGCCGGGTGT
This genomic interval from Streptomyces asiaticus contains the following:
- the eboE gene encoding metabolite traffic protein EboE; translation: MRFRHPDGSTVHLAYCTNVHPAEDLDGVVEQLRLHCEPVRRRLGRDRLGIGLWLARDAARTLSSDPAELRRLRTALDTRGLEVVTLNGFPYEGFGAQEVKYRVYKPDWTDPERLEHTTHLARLLAALLPDDITDGSVSTLPLAWRAPFDAEAARAARRHLTTLAQRLDAIQELTGRSVRIGLEPEPGCTVETTAQAIEALTAPGGPPLDRVGVCLDTCHLATQFEDPHTATDALTAAGVAVVKAQLSAALHAEDPGRPAVREALAAFAEPRFLHQTRTRAPEGGVTGTDDLDQALGGGLADAAPWRSHFHVPLHAPPEPPLTSTLPVLADALARLVGGPAPLTHHLEVETYTWQALPPELRPRTRDRLADGIAAELALARDLLTDLGLKELP
- a CDS encoding sugar phosphate isomerase/epimerase family protein; the protein is MKRAQDNPELAETLRRRRFLGVAAGATAAGLLGTGTATAAQTGTTTAASAQNGRGGPLVPRGHLGIQLYTLRDQVQSIGFAGVFEELARYGYDQVEFAGYTQGTGDITLKQLKRLMRDNGLRGIGSHVGYYSDDPKAYTFATNLTQVLDDAEALGLPHVGTASGPWRYGSTVDGWKRCAEEFNTYGAAAKARGLKFYQHNHAEEFSFATDRPDVRLYDVLLAETDPELVHLEMDIYWAYVAQYRFGRKADGSPAPFEPLNYVLRAPHRYPLFHVKDGEHDETVPDGYRMVDVGDGDIDYRRFLSAVGKTHGGRRDHHWMVEHDQPADSLTTARRSARYLRSLRCGGRG
- a CDS encoding nucleotide pyrophosphatase/phosphodiesterase family protein yields the protein MSDLSHGTGPTPLLVLDVVGLTPRLLDHMPRLRALGRSGSRAALGTVLPAVTCAAQSTFLTGTTPAEHGIVGNGWYFREMGEVLLWRQHNGLVGGDKLWDAARRAHPGYTVANICWWYAMGSDTDITVTPRPVYYADGRKEPDCYTRPPALHDELTAKLGTFPLFHFWGPGADLVSSQWIIDATRHILRTSPTDLVLTYLPHLDYDLQRYGPDDPRAHSAAAELDTALGPLLDDATARGRTVVALSEYGITRVSRPVDINRALRRAGLLEVHTQDGMEYLDPGASRAFAVADHQLAHVYVRRAEDLDATRAALSGLPGIAELLDDEGKKAHGLDHPRSGELVAVAAPDAWFTYYYWLDDARAPDFAQLVEIHRKPGYDPAELFMDPKDPYVRVRAATALARKKTGMRYRMAVVPLDPSPVRGSHGRLPDREEDGPVLLCSQPGAVSGEVAATDVKNLLLRLAGLTNATEGDTP
- a CDS encoding TatD family hydrolase, which codes for MRIFDPHIHMTSRTTDDYEAMYAAGVRALVEPSFWLGQPRTSPASFYDYFDSLLGWEPFRAAQHGIAHHCTLALNPKEANDPRCAPVLDELPRYLVKDGVVAVGEIGYDSMTPAEDTALAAQLQLAADHGLPALVHTPHRDKPAGLRRTLDVVGESALPPDRVLVDHLNETTVKEAKDSGCWLGFSVYPDTKMDEERMVAILRAYGPEKVLVNSAADWGRSDPLKTRKVGDLMRAEGFSEDDVDLVLWRNPVAFYGLSGRLDLDLDAEETAATATHEGNSILRGGGAPAAAPTEW